A DNA window from Candidatus Thermokryptus mobilis contains the following coding sequences:
- the murD gene encoding UDP-N-acetylmuramoyl-L-alanine--D-glutamate ligase produces MIEREKNIKEKKVSVIGGARSGLAVAKLLKKLGADVFISDMKKIEEIKYVRFTTSELDSLGIKYEFGGHSDRVFDCDFIVISPGVPSNADVIVKAKNMGIKVLSEIEVASWFCKAPIVAVTGTNGKTTTTSLIGFIFRNAGFRTIVAGNIGSPFSDFVFDADEKSVVVLEVSSFQLDHIETFKPRVAVLLNITPDHLDRYASFGDYILSKFRIFKNQKGDDFAVYNYDDEIVQPYVESLNLVKMPFSVVERLPVGAFIDEGYIVLKFENKENRIIKMGELKIRGIHNVYNSLAAALAARAMEVKDEIIRESLKAFEGVAHRLEFVREINGVKFINDSKATNVNSLWYALESFDEPIILIAGGRDKGNDYSKVYDLVKRKVKLIVAIGESKEKIYNEFKTLTSVVKANSMEEAVKISFENASPGDVVLLSPACASFDMFEDYEHRGEVFKKLVNEL; encoded by the coding sequence ATGATTGAGCGAGAGAAAAATATCAAAGAAAAAAAGGTAAGTGTAATTGGCGGAGCAAGGAGTGGTCTTGCTGTTGCAAAACTTTTGAAAAAACTCGGCGCTGATGTTTTCATAAGCGATATGAAAAAGATTGAGGAGATAAAATATGTGAGGTTTACAACCAGTGAGCTTGATTCGCTCGGTATAAAGTATGAATTCGGCGGACACAGTGATAGGGTTTTTGACTGTGATTTTATTGTTATAAGTCCGGGTGTTCCATCAAATGCTGATGTTATAGTTAAGGCGAAAAATATGGGAATTAAAGTGTTAAGCGAAATTGAAGTTGCTTCTTGGTTTTGCAAAGCTCCGATTGTAGCTGTCACCGGGACAAATGGGAAAACCACGACGACTAGTTTGATAGGGTTCATTTTTAGAAACGCTGGTTTTAGGACAATAGTTGCTGGAAATATCGGCTCGCCATTTTCGGATTTTGTCTTTGATGCGGATGAAAAGAGCGTCGTCGTGCTTGAGGTTAGCAGTTTTCAACTTGACCATATTGAGACATTCAAGCCAAGGGTTGCGGTTCTTTTGAATATAACGCCGGACCATCTTGACAGATATGCTTCTTTTGGGGACTATATACTCTCAAAGTTTAGGATTTTCAAAAATCAAAAGGGCGACGATTTCGCCGTTTACAATTACGATGATGAGATAGTTCAACCGTATGTTGAGAGTTTGAATCTTGTTAAAATGCCCTTTAGCGTCGTGGAGAGGTTACCTGTGGGGGCGTTCATTGATGAAGGTTATATTGTTTTAAAGTTTGAAAACAAAGAAAATAGAATCATCAAAATGGGAGAGCTTAAAATTAGGGGAATTCATAATGTCTACAATTCGCTTGCTGCAGCTCTTGCAGCGAGGGCGATGGAGGTTAAAGATGAGATAATAAGGGAGAGTTTAAAGGCCTTTGAGGGGGTTGCACATCGGCTTGAGTTTGTAAGGGAGATAAACGGTGTTAAGTTCATAAATGATTCAAAGGCGACGAATGTGAATTCGCTCTGGTATGCGCTTGAAAGTTTTGATGAGCCTATAATTCTGATCGCTGGCGGAAGGGACAAAGGAAACGATTATTCAAAAGTTTATGACCTGGTGAAAAGAAAAGTCAAGTTGATAGTTGCGATAGGTGAGTCAAAGGAGAAAATTTACAATGAGTTTAAAACACTCACCAGTGTCGTCAAGGCAAATTCCATGGAGGAGGCAGTTAAGATATCTTTTGAAAACGCAAGTCCAGGTGATGTTGTTCTTCTTTCGCCTGCCTGTGCGAGTTTTGATATGTTTGAGGATTATGAACATCGTGGAGAAGTTTTTAAAAAATTAGTGAATGAACTTTGA
- the murG gene encoding undecaprenyldiphospho-muramoylpentapeptide beta-N-acetylglucosaminyltransferase, with product MRIMFAGGGTGGHIFPGIAIADAIMKLEPKAEILFVGAKGKIEERAVPKAGYKFKSVWISGFVRSFDVKNVLFPLKLIVSLVQSFILIRKFKPNVVVGTGGYVSGPVVFVASVLGIPTLIQEQNSYPGVTTRFLTHFVDEVHLSFESARKYLKGKARVFVSGNPVRSSLKIYPKEDAVRYFGLDPKRRTLFVFGGSSGARSINEAMLEILDEILERGIQVIWQTGAFDYERIKLACGGKDEVKVFKFIDEIDRAYSACDLVLCRAGATTIAEITYFGVPAILVPYPFATANHQFENARVLFESGASELLLDTELKMKLREKIFNLLNDEERLEKMRQKVREFANPDAGVRIAKSILKLAGRDDV from the coding sequence ATGAGGATAATGTTTGCTGGTGGAGGAACAGGTGGACATATTTTCCCCGGAATAGCGATTGCAGATGCAATTATGAAACTTGAACCGAAAGCGGAAATTTTATTTGTGGGAGCAAAGGGAAAAATTGAGGAAAGAGCTGTCCCGAAAGCAGGATATAAGTTCAAATCAGTTTGGATTTCTGGGTTTGTTCGCAGTTTTGATGTGAAAAATGTTTTGTTCCCTTTAAAACTTATAGTGAGTTTGGTTCAGTCGTTTATCTTGATAAGGAAATTTAAACCAAACGTTGTTGTTGGAACGGGTGGATATGTGAGTGGTCCGGTTGTTTTTGTTGCTTCGGTGCTTGGGATACCGACTTTGATTCAAGAGCAAAATAGTTACCCTGGTGTGACGACGAGGTTTTTAACTCATTTTGTGGATGAGGTTCATTTGAGTTTTGAATCAGCAAGAAAATATCTCAAAGGTAAAGCAAGAGTTTTTGTTTCGGGAAATCCAGTTCGTAGTAGTTTGAAAATTTATCCAAAGGAAGATGCGGTTAGATATTTTGGGCTTGATCCTAAAAGAAGAACATTGTTTGTTTTTGGAGGTAGTTCTGGTGCGAGGTCTATAAATGAAGCAATGCTTGAAATTTTAGATGAAATCCTTGAAAGAGGGATACAGGTTATATGGCAAACGGGAGCTTTTGATTATGAGAGAATTAAACTTGCATGTGGAGGGAAGGACGAGGTCAAGGTTTTTAAATTTATTGATGAGATTGATCGGGCTTATTCTGCGTGCGATCTTGTGCTTTGTAGGGCTGGGGCAACAACAATAGCAGAGATAACTTATTTTGGGGTGCCTGCAATTCTTGTCCCGTATCCATTTGCGACGGCGAATCATCAATTTGAAAATGCGAGGGTTCTTTTTGAATCGGGCGCAAGCGAACTTTTATTGGATACTGAATTGAAGATGAAGTTGAGGGAGAAAATTTTTAATTTGCTTAATGACGAGGAAAGATTGGAGAAAATGCGTCAAAAGGTCAGGGAGTTTGCTAACCCGGATGCTGGAGTTAGAATTGCGAAGTCAATTTTAAAATTAGCTGGGAGAGATGATGTTTAG
- a CDS encoding FtsW/RodA/SpoVE family cell cycle protein has protein sequence MRSPEQNIDRILLGSVIILIIIGIWLVFSATIYLADLKYKSAFYYLERHILRSALGLLVMILLIALLDYRKLREYAFLIFGVAVILMVLTLIFGGKRWLKIGPLILQPSEFAKLAMLIYLAHLVEKNRERLGSFKLGFLPLISVVFLVSALTLVQKSFTMSFLIFISGLFLIYFGGARFRHIAIVLIAMVPLGVFAVLLEPYRVKRLLSYFGEGMPYQTMQSLIGLGNGGLFGVGPGHSRQRELFLPLAYNDYIFSILGEEYGFIGALFVLFIFFVIFYRGFKIAESVYDDFGKLLASGITFMIFLTTLVHIGVALGLPATGIPLPFISYGGSSMIANCIAVGILLNISKQTKTLKR, from the coding sequence ATGCGATCACCTGAGCAAAATATTGATAGAATATTGCTCGGAAGCGTGATAATTTTGATAATAATTGGGATTTGGCTCGTTTTCTCAGCGACGATTTATCTTGCTGATTTAAAGTATAAGTCAGCTTTCTACTATCTTGAAAGACACATACTTCGCAGTGCGCTTGGTCTTCTTGTTATGATTTTGCTTATAGCTTTGCTTGATTATAGAAAACTGCGTGAATATGCGTTTTTAATCTTCGGTGTGGCCGTTATTTTGATGGTTTTGACTTTAATTTTTGGGGGCAAGAGGTGGCTTAAAATCGGTCCGCTTATACTTCAACCATCGGAGTTTGCGAAACTTGCTATGCTAATTTATCTTGCTCATCTTGTTGAAAAGAACCGTGAGAGGTTGGGCAGTTTTAAACTTGGGTTTTTACCTTTAATTTCTGTTGTTTTTCTCGTTTCTGCTCTGACGCTTGTACAGAAAAGTTTCACGATGTCGTTTTTGATTTTTATTTCTGGTTTGTTTTTAATTTATTTTGGCGGTGCGAGATTTAGGCATATTGCAATTGTTTTAATTGCAATGGTCCCGCTTGGGGTTTTTGCGGTTCTTCTTGAACCGTATAGAGTAAAAAGATTGCTTTCTTATTTTGGCGAGGGTATGCCGTATCAAACGATGCAATCTTTAATAGGGCTTGGCAATGGTGGTTTGTTTGGCGTTGGACCAGGGCACAGCAGACAAAGGGAGCTTTTTTTACCGCTTGCTTATAACGACTATATTTTTTCAATACTCGGTGAAGAGTATGGATTTATAGGTGCCCTTTTTGTCCTCTTTATATTTTTTGTGATTTTTTACCGTGGTTTTAAAATAGCGGAATCCGTTTATGATGACTTCGGCAAGCTTCTTGCAAGTGGGATTACATTTATGATTTTTTTGACGACACTTGTTCATATCGGCGTTGCCCTTGGTTTGCCAGCGACTGGAATCCCTTTGCCGTTTATAAGTTACGGTGGCAGTTCCATGATTGCGAATTGTATAGCTGTTGGAATTTTACTTAACATTTCAAAGCAAACTAAAACTTTAAAGCGATGA
- the mraY gene encoding phospho-N-acetylmuramoyl-pentapeptide-transferase, translated as MLYYLFDWLNKKYAPPGFDAFRFITFRSGLAVLTSLIICFWLGPKIINKLRELQIKETVKENGPERHKEKAGTPTMGGLIIHLGILVPVLLWGDLKNIYVWLAILVTVWLGIVGFIDDYLKVVKKLPKGLIARYKLIGQTSIGLIVGVILYNSPEFDGIETLTTLPFIKNLNWDYLYWWVYILVIVFIITATSNAVNLTDGLDGLAIGTVGISALTLTVMAYVSGHIEFSRYLSIIYLRGSGELVVFLSALVGASLGFLWFNAYPAQVFMGDTGSLALGGIIGAVSVMIKKELLLPVFGGIFVIETLSVIIQRLYFKYTKRKYGQGRRVFKMAPLHHHFELLGWAEPKIVIRFYIVAIIFAILSLVTFKIR; from the coding sequence ATGCTTTATTATCTTTTTGACTGGCTAAATAAGAAGTATGCTCCGCCCGGGTTTGATGCTTTTAGGTTCATAACTTTTAGAAGTGGGCTTGCGGTTTTGACCTCGCTTATAATTTGTTTTTGGCTTGGTCCGAAGATAATTAATAAGTTGAGAGAGCTTCAAATCAAGGAGACGGTGAAAGAAAATGGACCCGAAAGGCATAAGGAAAAAGCTGGGACTCCAACGATGGGTGGGTTGATAATCCATCTTGGTATTCTCGTCCCTGTTCTGCTTTGGGGTGACTTAAAGAACATATATGTTTGGTTGGCGATACTTGTCACTGTTTGGCTTGGGATTGTTGGTTTTATTGATGATTATTTGAAAGTGGTGAAGAAACTACCTAAGGGTTTAATAGCAAGATATAAACTCATAGGACAGACAAGCATAGGTTTAATTGTTGGTGTTATACTTTACAATTCGCCTGAATTTGATGGGATTGAGACGCTTACGACCCTGCCATTCATAAAGAATTTGAACTGGGACTATCTTTATTGGTGGGTTTATATTCTCGTGATCGTTTTTATAATAACTGCGACATCAAATGCTGTTAATTTAACGGATGGTCTTGATGGTCTTGCGATTGGGACGGTTGGTATTTCGGCTTTGACATTGACAGTTATGGCATATGTATCAGGGCATATTGAATTTAGCAGGTATTTGAGCATAATTTATCTTCGTGGTTCGGGTGAGCTTGTGGTTTTTCTTTCGGCACTTGTTGGGGCATCGCTTGGTTTCCTTTGGTTTAATGCCTATCCGGCGCAGGTCTTTATGGGAGATACTGGCTCGCTTGCCCTTGGTGGAATAATTGGCGCTGTTTCTGTGATGATAAAAAAAGAGCTTTTGCTTCCTGTTTTCGGCGGTATTTTCGTCATTGAAACTTTGAGTGTTATAATACAACGGCTTTATTTCAAGTATACAAAGCGAAAGTATGGTCAAGGTCGCAGGGTTTTCAAAATGGCACCGCTTCATCATCACTTTGAACTTCTCGGCTGGGCTGAGCCAAAGATCGTCATAAGATTTTATATCGTTGCGATTATATTCGCAATTTTGAGTTTGGTCACATTTAAAATCAGGTGA